One window of Thermacetogenium phaeum DSM 12270 genomic DNA carries:
- a CDS encoding branched-chain amino acid ABC transporter permease yields MEQVQTFLQLLPQQLINGITLGATYALIALGYTMVYGIIQLINFAHGEVYMIGAFTGLLMVLYYKVNFFIAMLSAILVCVPLAVLIERVAYRPLRGSTRLAPLISALGVSLFLQTLMTLIMGPNAQGFPEIVKDTIYTVATVKFSLVQIVILLVSSILMVALHLTVKFTKVGKAMRATSESYETANLMGINVNRIISFTFAIGAALAGAGGVLVGMYFNSVHPLMGVIVGLKCFCAAVLGGIGSIPGAMLGGIFLGVAEVMGVAVGFGTYRDAIAFALLILVLLVKPTGILGRPIQRKV; encoded by the coding sequence ATGGAACAGGTCCAAACCTTTTTACAGTTACTGCCGCAGCAGCTCATAAACGGCATCACTTTGGGGGCGACCTATGCCCTGATCGCTCTGGGCTACACCATGGTTTACGGGATTATCCAGCTCATCAACTTCGCCCACGGAGAAGTCTATATGATCGGCGCCTTCACCGGCCTCCTCATGGTACTCTATTACAAGGTGAACTTTTTTATCGCCATGCTCTCGGCGATCCTGGTCTGCGTTCCTCTGGCCGTCCTGATCGAAAGGGTGGCCTACCGTCCTCTGCGAGGATCGACGCGCCTTGCCCCGCTGATTTCTGCCCTGGGTGTTTCTCTCTTCCTGCAGACACTGATGACCCTGATTATGGGGCCCAACGCCCAGGGATTCCCGGAGATCGTCAAGGACACCATCTACACCGTGGCCACGGTGAAGTTCTCTCTGGTGCAGATAGTCATCCTGCTGGTCTCCAGCATCCTCATGGTAGCCCTGCACCTGACCGTCAAGTTTACTAAAGTGGGCAAGGCCATGCGGGCGACATCGGAAAGTTACGAAACGGCCAATCTGATGGGGATCAACGTCAACCGGATCATCTCCTTCACCTTCGCCATCGGCGCCGCCCTGGCCGGTGCAGGCGGCGTCCTGGTCGGAATGTACTTCAACTCCGTCCATCCCCTGATGGGGGTTATCGTCGGGCTGAAGTGCTTCTGTGCCGCCGTTCTCGGGGGCATCGGGAGCATCCCCGGAGCCATGCTCGGTGGAATTTTCCTGGGAGTGGCAGAAGTGATGGGGGTAGCGGTGGGATTCGGCACCTACCGCGATGCCATTGCCTTTGCGCTGTTGATCCTGGTGCTTCTGGTAAAACCCACGGGAATCCTGGGACGCCCAATCCAAAGGAAGGTGTAG
- a CDS encoding branched-chain amino acid ABC transporter permease — protein MEAITGFFNDPYINQVLTLTGVYLITALGLHLITGITGQFSFGHAGFMSIGAYTAALLSLHLQTPFLLNVILGGLAAGLVGLLLGFPSLRLTGDYLGITTLGFAEIIRIVFINLKITGGARGLAGIPRNTSLAVVLVIAVLSIACMYRIHNSRFGRALMAIREDELAAEAMGVNTLLYKVKAFATGTFFAGIGGGLYAHLIQYLNPADFGVSRSFELLNFVVLGGLGSVPGTILGTTVLTLAPEFLRFVKEYRMLIYSALMVCMMIFRPHGLLGGVDFRKLLLDIYRRRLAKAVRIKDAGGVRQQ, from the coding sequence ATGGAAGCAATAACCGGATTTTTCAACGACCCTTACATCAACCAGGTCCTCACCCTCACCGGGGTCTACCTGATCACAGCTCTCGGCCTCCACCTGATCACAGGCATTACCGGCCAGTTTTCCTTCGGACACGCCGGGTTTATGAGCATCGGGGCGTATACGGCTGCCCTGCTGAGCCTTCACCTGCAGACCCCTTTCCTCCTCAACGTGATTCTGGGAGGGCTCGCTGCAGGGCTGGTGGGGCTCCTGCTGGGGTTCCCATCCCTGCGCCTGACCGGCGATTACCTGGGGATCACCACCCTGGGCTTTGCCGAAATCATCAGGATCGTCTTCATCAACCTGAAGATCACCGGGGGTGCCCGCGGGCTCGCCGGAATCCCCAGGAATACCAGTTTGGCCGTGGTGCTGGTGATCGCCGTTCTGTCGATCGCCTGCATGTACAGGATTCACAACTCCCGCTTCGGGCGCGCCCTGATGGCCATCAGAGAGGATGAGCTGGCCGCGGAGGCCATGGGGGTCAACACCCTGCTCTATAAGGTTAAGGCCTTCGCCACAGGCACCTTTTTTGCCGGAATCGGCGGAGGGCTCTATGCCCACCTGATCCAGTACCTGAACCCAGCCGACTTCGGGGTATCCAGGTCCTTCGAACTGTTAAACTTCGTGGTGCTGGGAGGGCTGGGAAGTGTCCCGGGGACGATTCTGGGCACCACGGTGCTCACCCTGGCCCCCGAATTCCTGCGCTTCGTCAAGGAATACCGGATGCTCATCTACAGCGCCCTGATGGTCTGCATGATGATCTTCCGCCCCCACGGGCTGCTGGGCGGCGTTGACTTCAGGAAGCTGCTGCTGGACATCTACCGCCGCAGGCTGGCAAAAGCTGTACGGATTAAGGATGCAGGAGGGGTACGGCAACAATGA
- a CDS encoding ABC transporter ATP-binding protein gives MTALLELKDITIQFGGLMAVDHVSLRVEKGWISALIGPNGAGKSTIFNMITGLYKPSAGKVYFQGRDITGLKPYRITALGIARTFQNIRLFKNLSVLDNTRIGRHCRGRTGMLGAITRLPGVKKEEKEIEERACEALRAVDLLDKREELAKNLPYGEQRRLEIARALAADPVLLLLDEPAAGMNPQEKQTLMEVVQNIRDMGITIMLVEHDMSFVMNISDHVDVLNYGQKIASGTPQEVQHNPDVIEAYLGKEVG, from the coding sequence ATGACCGCACTGCTGGAGCTTAAGGATATCACCATTCAGTTCGGCGGGCTGATGGCCGTCGACCACGTCAGCCTGAGGGTGGAAAAAGGGTGGATCAGCGCCCTCATCGGCCCCAACGGAGCCGGGAAGAGCACCATTTTCAACATGATCACCGGGCTCTACAAGCCGTCAGCAGGGAAGGTCTATTTCCAGGGCCGGGACATCACCGGGCTCAAGCCTTACAGGATCACCGCCCTGGGAATTGCCCGCACCTTTCAGAACATCCGCCTCTTCAAGAATCTCTCCGTACTCGACAACACCCGGATCGGGCGCCACTGCCGCGGGCGCACCGGAATGCTCGGGGCGATCACCCGCCTTCCCGGTGTTAAAAAAGAGGAAAAGGAGATAGAGGAAAGGGCGTGCGAAGCCCTGCGGGCGGTCGACCTGCTGGATAAAAGGGAGGAGTTGGCCAAAAATCTTCCCTACGGAGAGCAGCGCCGCCTGGAGATCGCCCGGGCGCTGGCAGCGGACCCAGTCCTCCTGCTCCTGGACGAACCGGCGGCCGGGATGAACCCCCAGGAAAAACAAACTCTGATGGAGGTGGTACAGAACATCAGAGACATGGGGATCACCATCATGCTCGTGGAGCACGACATGAGCTTCGTCATGAACATCTCCGATCACGTGGACGTCCTCAACTACGGACAGAAGATCGCCTCAGGAACACCTCAAGAGGTACAGCACAACCCGGACGTCATTGAGGCCTATCTGGGTAAGGAGGTGGGCTAA
- a CDS encoding RtcB family protein, with product MFVHYDPGKQQKPIKIWLEDLSQVDEGCLQQAVNLSNLPFVYKWPALMPDCHEGYGMPIGGVIATEGVIIPNAVGVDIGCGICFVRTGVPASILKEVDTGGRGKLIQAVVEEILRAVPTGFAHHKRKMPCSVLDRVGDYLSGDLMVPELEPEIDSGYYQVGTLGGGNHFIEIQEDEHGRAGLMVHSGSRNFGYKICNHFNKVARNLNARMGSPIPPSYDLAYLPVDSREGRQYLAWMQLAQDFAKENRSLIMKRVQEIFSDYLSRYAGIQEVSLEPPVNCHHNYASRERHYGKDLWVHRKGAIRAGRGEMGVIPGAMGSSSYVVEGLGNPESFCSCSHGAGRLCSRKKAKETYPVQQVIEDLKQRGVTLGKHKKGDVAEECRMAYKDIDSVLEQERDLVRPVLKLVTIGVVKG from the coding sequence TTGTTTGTTCACTACGATCCGGGCAAACAGCAAAAACCCATCAAAATCTGGCTGGAGGATCTGAGCCAGGTGGATGAGGGGTGCCTGCAGCAGGCGGTCAACCTCTCCAATTTGCCCTTCGTCTATAAGTGGCCGGCCCTGATGCCCGACTGCCATGAGGGGTACGGGATGCCCATCGGGGGGGTCATCGCTACCGAGGGGGTGATTATCCCCAATGCCGTGGGGGTGGACATCGGCTGCGGGATCTGCTTCGTGAGGACCGGTGTCCCCGCATCCATCCTTAAAGAGGTGGATACCGGCGGTAGGGGGAAGCTGATCCAGGCCGTTGTCGAGGAGATCTTGCGCGCCGTTCCTACTGGGTTCGCCCACCACAAGAGGAAGATGCCCTGCTCCGTCCTCGACCGCGTCGGTGACTACCTTTCCGGGGACCTCATGGTGCCGGAGCTGGAGCCGGAGATCGATTCCGGCTATTACCAGGTGGGCACTCTTGGAGGGGGGAACCACTTTATCGAGATCCAGGAGGACGAGCACGGCCGGGCCGGACTGATGGTGCACTCGGGCAGCAGGAACTTCGGCTACAAGATCTGCAACCACTTCAATAAGGTGGCCAGGAACCTCAATGCCCGGATGGGATCGCCGATCCCCCCTTCTTACGATCTGGCCTACCTCCCCGTTGACTCCAGGGAGGGGCGTCAGTACCTGGCCTGGATGCAGCTGGCTCAGGATTTTGCGAAGGAGAACCGCTCTCTCATCATGAAGCGGGTGCAGGAGATCTTCAGCGACTACCTGAGCAGGTATGCCGGGATCCAGGAGGTATCGCTGGAGCCCCCGGTGAACTGCCATCACAACTATGCCTCCCGTGAGCGCCACTACGGGAAGGATCTCTGGGTGCACCGCAAGGGGGCGATCCGTGCCGGACGGGGAGAGATGGGAGTGATCCCCGGAGCGATGGGGAGCTCTTCCTACGTCGTTGAGGGGTTGGGAAACCCGGAGAGCTTTTGTTCCTGCTCCCACGGGGCGGGAAGGCTCTGCTCCCGGAAGAAGGCCAAGGAGACCTACCCGGTCCAGCAGGTCATTGAAGACCTCAAGCAAAGAGGGGTCACCCTGGGGAAGCATAAAAAAGGGGATGTCGCTGAGGAGTGCCGGATGGCCTACAAGGACATCGATTCTGTGCTGGAGCAGGAACGCGACTTGGTGCGCCCGGTTCTGAAGCTTGTCACCATCGGGGTGGTCAAAGGGTGA
- a CDS encoding indolepyruvate oxidoreductase subunit beta, giving the protein MGRDTRRIMFAGVGGQGIILATRVLAGGLIAAGYDVKSSEVHGMAQRGGSVVTQLSFGTKVYSPLVGAGAVDILVSMERLEALRYVHFLKRNGTLLVNLKKIPSLPVLTGSVAYPEDLVDRLKAYPVSLYLVDADREAEKLGNIRVMNIVLLGGLVKLAGLEGVVDWPEVIARSVKPQYREINVRAFEAGKRLV; this is encoded by the coding sequence ATGGGACGGGACACGAGAAGGATCATGTTTGCCGGCGTCGGCGGCCAGGGGATCATTCTGGCCACCAGGGTGCTGGCAGGAGGCTTGATTGCCGCCGGTTATGATGTGAAGAGCTCCGAGGTGCACGGAATGGCCCAGCGGGGGGGAAGCGTCGTCACCCAGCTCAGTTTCGGCACTAAGGTTTACTCCCCCCTGGTGGGAGCGGGTGCCGTTGATATTCTGGTGAGCATGGAGAGGCTGGAGGCCCTGCGCTACGTCCACTTTTTAAAAAGAAACGGCACCCTGCTGGTGAATTTGAAGAAGATCCCCTCCCTGCCGGTCCTGACCGGGTCTGTTGCCTACCCGGAGGATCTGGTCGATCGCCTGAAGGCCTATCCGGTATCCCTTTATCTGGTAGACGCCGATCGGGAGGCGGAAAAGCTGGGGAATATCAGGGTGATGAATATCGTCCTGTTGGGCGGCCTGGTGAAACTGGCCGGCCTGGAGGGCGTCGTCGACTGGCCGGAGGTTATCGCCCGCTCGGTGAAGCCGCAGTACCGGGAGATCAACGTGAGGGCCTTCGAAGCCGGCAAGAGGCTGGTTTAA
- a CDS encoding thiamine pyrophosphate-dependent enzyme, with the protein MQQKVILSGNEAVARGAWEAGVGLGIGYPGTPSTEIVEALAEIKGPEVAWTVNEKVALEEAYGACVSGWRALVTMKHVGLNVAADPLFTIAYMGVNGGLVIAVADDPGMHSSQNEQDNRWYALHAKVPMLEPGDSRECLHFARLAFELSERYDVPFLLRLVTRVSHSRGLVDIDPEMEYRRAQRPYERNVPKFVVLPAHARQRRLVLEKNLASLLRDQDARSVNVMEITGSEVGIITSGASYNYVKEAYGDRYSVLKLGLVYPLDREVILEFARRVKRVYVVEELDPYLEESVRALGVSCEGKKYISPFFELNPQLVAASLSAAGLEPVEPLDPAATEPAPGVPARPPILCAGCPHRAFFYLAKKEKVMVVGDIGCYTLGAAPPLDGIDVSACMGGGFSIALGLSMNCPEGEKVFGVLGDSTFYHSGITGAVDAIFNKRAIVPVVLDNRITAMTGHQENPGTGRNLSGESVFVQEPERIFRAVGFDRVLTVNAYDLRGIREAIRDAKTSADSVAIVIKAPCWLIRGVRKGSCREVAVDSCKKCKSCLRLGCPAISLDEEGFPSIDPLSCAGCGVCEQVCKHDAIKTRDEEGMR; encoded by the coding sequence TTGCAGCAGAAGGTGATTTTATCGGGAAATGAAGCCGTCGCCCGGGGTGCCTGGGAGGCGGGTGTCGGCCTGGGAATCGGCTATCCGGGGACTCCCAGCACGGAGATCGTGGAAGCCCTGGCGGAAATCAAGGGGCCCGAGGTGGCCTGGACGGTCAATGAAAAGGTAGCCCTGGAAGAGGCGTACGGGGCCTGCGTCAGCGGCTGGCGCGCCCTGGTGACCATGAAGCACGTTGGTCTCAATGTGGCCGCAGACCCCCTCTTTACGATAGCCTACATGGGTGTCAACGGCGGCCTGGTGATCGCCGTTGCCGATGACCCGGGGATGCACAGCTCTCAAAACGAACAGGACAACAGGTGGTATGCCCTGCATGCCAAGGTTCCCATGCTGGAGCCGGGCGACAGCCGGGAGTGCCTCCACTTTGCCAGGTTGGCCTTTGAGTTGAGCGAGCGCTATGACGTGCCCTTTCTCCTGCGCCTGGTGACGCGGGTCAGCCACTCCCGGGGGCTTGTGGATATCGATCCGGAGATGGAATACCGGAGGGCACAGCGGCCCTATGAGCGCAATGTTCCGAAATTTGTGGTTCTGCCGGCCCATGCCCGCCAGAGGCGGCTGGTATTGGAGAAAAACCTTGCCAGCCTCTTACGGGATCAGGACGCCCGTTCCGTCAACGTCATGGAGATCACCGGCTCTGAAGTGGGGATCATCACCTCAGGCGCTTCTTACAACTACGTCAAGGAGGCTTACGGGGACAGGTACTCCGTCCTCAAACTGGGGCTCGTCTACCCCCTTGACCGGGAGGTGATCCTGGAGTTTGCCCGCAGGGTGAAAAGGGTTTATGTTGTGGAGGAGCTCGACCCTTATCTGGAGGAGAGCGTCCGCGCCCTCGGGGTTAGCTGCGAAGGCAAGAAGTACATCTCTCCGTTCTTTGAGCTGAACCCCCAGCTGGTGGCCGCCTCCCTCTCCGCAGCCGGGCTGGAACCGGTTGAACCCCTGGATCCTGCAGCGACAGAACCCGCCCCCGGCGTTCCGGCACGCCCGCCCATCCTCTGCGCCGGCTGCCCCCACAGGGCCTTCTTTTACCTGGCCAAGAAGGAAAAGGTGATGGTGGTCGGGGACATCGGCTGTTATACCCTGGGTGCCGCGCCGCCACTGGACGGCATCGACGTTTCCGCCTGTATGGGGGGCGGTTTTTCCATCGCCCTCGGTCTGAGCATGAACTGCCCCGAAGGGGAGAAGGTATTCGGGGTTTTGGGGGATTCCACCTTTTATCATTCCGGGATCACCGGAGCCGTAGACGCCATATTCAACAAGAGGGCAATCGTCCCGGTTGTTCTGGATAACCGGATAACGGCCATGACCGGGCATCAGGAGAACCCGGGGACCGGCCGCAACCTGAGCGGGGAATCGGTCTTCGTTCAGGAACCGGAGCGCATCTTCCGGGCGGTGGGCTTCGACCGGGTGCTAACCGTCAATGCCTACGACCTGAGGGGGATCCGGGAGGCCATCAGGGATGCCAAAACCTCTGCGGACAGTGTGGCCATTGTGATCAAGGCTCCCTGCTGGCTGATCAGGGGTGTCCGGAAAGGCAGCTGCCGGGAGGTTGCGGTGGATTCCTGCAAGAAGTGCAAGAGCTGCCTGCGCCTGGGGTGTCCGGCCATTTCCCTGGACGAAGAGGGGTTCCCGTCCATCGATCCCCTCAGCTGTGCCGGGTGCGGTGTCTGCGAACAGGTCTGCAAGCACGATGCCATCAAAACCAGGGATGAGGAGGGGATGCGGTAA
- a CDS encoding phenylacetate--CoA ligase family protein yields MRRAEQSFEWSFSGRMSRALQARFYFVRGEEVPGPAAVRSGVRMAKSLTERTLIDFEKLQNSQFPALRKVLELVYDKSSFYRDKLSAAGIRPEDIRTPEDFARVPFTVKQELRQYPIEYLRSADEEEIVRIHASSGTTGKPIIIPYTRNDVDTFAELMARCLRYAGVGRRDRVQITPGYGLWTAGIGFQAGTERLGAMAIPMGPGNTEKQLEMMVDLKSTVIIGTASYGLLLAEEIAKRGLRDRISLRIGIFGSERWGEKMRQRISSILNIDIFDIYGLTEIYGPGIGIDCPCHAGIHYWSDCLYFEIIDPDTGEVLPPGREGELVITTLTKEGMPLVRYRTRDITRILPEACPCGSPYPMIDRILGRSDESFKVKGVLVFPGQIDDALKLTPGASSEYQVILSRRNGKDAILIRVEGEPGADPVETAAACRRNIKRVIGIQADVEIVPCGSLPRSEKKTKRVFDRREV; encoded by the coding sequence TTGAGGAGAGCTGAGCAAAGCTTCGAGTGGAGTTTCAGCGGACGGATGAGCCGGGCTTTGCAGGCCCGGTTTTATTTTGTCAGGGGAGAGGAGGTGCCCGGGCCGGCCGCAGTTCGGTCCGGTGTCAGGATGGCCAAAAGTCTAACGGAACGTACTCTGATCGATTTTGAGAAGCTCCAGAACTCCCAGTTTCCGGCCCTGCGGAAGGTGCTGGAGCTCGTCTACGACAAGAGCAGCTTTTACAGGGATAAGCTGTCGGCGGCGGGGATCAGGCCGGAGGACATTCGCACCCCGGAGGATTTTGCCCGTGTACCCTTTACGGTGAAGCAGGAGCTGCGTCAGTACCCCATCGAGTACCTGCGGTCGGCCGACGAGGAGGAGATCGTCAGGATCCACGCCTCATCAGGTACCACCGGCAAGCCCATCATCATCCCCTATACGAGAAATGATGTGGATACCTTTGCCGAGTTGATGGCCCGCTGTCTGCGCTATGCTGGTGTGGGAAGGCGCGACCGCGTTCAGATAACCCCGGGCTACGGGCTCTGGACTGCCGGGATCGGCTTTCAGGCAGGTACGGAGAGGCTCGGGGCGATGGCCATTCCCATGGGGCCGGGGAACACCGAGAAGCAGCTGGAGATGATGGTGGACCTGAAGTCCACGGTCATCATCGGCACGGCATCTTACGGGCTCCTGCTGGCAGAGGAGATCGCCAAAAGGGGTTTAAGGGACCGCATCTCTCTGCGGATCGGCATCTTCGGTTCGGAGCGCTGGGGGGAGAAGATGCGGCAGCGCATTTCATCCATCCTGAACATCGATATCTTCGATATTTACGGGTTAACCGAGATCTACGGCCCCGGCATCGGCATCGACTGCCCCTGCCACGCCGGTATTCACTACTGGAGCGATTGCCTTTACTTTGAGATCATCGACCCGGATACCGGGGAGGTCCTCCCCCCCGGTAGGGAAGGCGAACTGGTCATCACTACCCTGACTAAAGAAGGGATGCCGTTGGTGCGTTACCGCACCAGGGATATCACCCGCATCCTCCCGGAGGCCTGCCCCTGCGGCAGCCCCTACCCCATGATCGACCGGATCCTGGGGCGCAGCGACGAGTCCTTCAAGGTCAAAGGGGTGCTGGTCTTCCCCGGGCAGATTGATGACGCCTTAAAACTCACCCCGGGAGCAAGTAGCGAGTACCAGGTGATTCTTTCCCGCCGGAACGGGAAGGATGCCATCCTCATCCGGGTGGAGGGGGAGCCGGGGGCGGACCCGGTAGAAACGGCGGCAGCCTGCAGGAGGAACATCAAGAGGGTGATCGGGATCCAGGCCGACGTCGAGATCGTTCCCTGCGGCAGCCTCCCCAGAAGTGAGAAGAAGACGAAGAGGGTCTTCGACCGGAGAGAGGTCTGA
- a CDS encoding IS1634 family transposase, with product MWYNVGMYIRTIQRKNKDGSVVRYIQLAHNQWDPQARCAKAKVLFNFGREEEVDREALKRLVKSINRFLGPGETLRYEAETGAAPLKFITSRPLGGAWVLDRLWEELGIKGVLETLLKKRQYKTPVERAIFAMAANRALDPMSKRGVEEWVKEDAVIPGVEEIPLQQLYRAMDFLLENEAELQKQVYYSVANLLNLEVDILYFDTTSTYFEIEDEDEDGGLRRRGHSKDHRPDLPQAVIGLAVTRDGIPVRCWVWPGNTADISVVEQVKKDLIGWKLGRVITVLDRGFNSEDNLRCLQRAGGHYIAGEKLRSGKENTVQALKRGGRYQTVRDNLEVKEIVVGNGEARERYILVRNPEEAARDKARREKIIKELEEQLPHIKTHAKAVCELMAHPVYGRYLKLDSRSLPKIDRAKIREEEKLDGKYLLRTSDDTLSAEDVALGYKQLLLVEDAFRTLKSRLELRPVYHRLEDRIRSHVLLCWLALLLIRIAENRTGQTWCSLRATLQRMQLGEFSGTAGQVRQRTETTPAQKQIFKALAVKEPPLLFSINPTAKKNA from the coding sequence GTGTGGTATAATGTGGGCATGTACATCCGAACCATCCAGCGCAAGAACAAAGACGGCTCCGTCGTCCGCTACATCCAGCTTGCCCATAATCAATGGGACCCCCAGGCCAGGTGCGCCAAGGCCAAAGTGCTCTTCAACTTCGGGCGTGAAGAGGAGGTCGACCGGGAGGCATTAAAGCGTCTAGTAAAGAGCATCAACCGGTTCCTGGGGCCCGGGGAGACCCTGCGTTATGAAGCGGAAACAGGTGCAGCACCCCTCAAATTTATCACCAGCCGTCCACTGGGAGGAGCCTGGGTCCTGGACAGGCTCTGGGAAGAGCTGGGGATCAAAGGCGTACTTGAAACCCTGCTCAAGAAGCGGCAGTACAAGACCCCGGTAGAAAGAGCCATCTTTGCCATGGCAGCGAACCGCGCCCTTGATCCCATGTCCAAGCGCGGAGTGGAAGAATGGGTGAAAGAGGACGCCGTGATCCCGGGCGTAGAGGAAATACCCCTGCAGCAGCTCTACCGGGCGATGGACTTTCTTCTGGAGAACGAAGCCGAACTGCAGAAGCAGGTTTATTACTCCGTGGCCAACCTGCTCAACCTGGAAGTAGACATCCTTTACTTCGACACCACCTCCACCTACTTTGAGATCGAGGACGAAGATGAGGATGGCGGACTGCGGCGCCGGGGGCACTCCAAGGACCACCGGCCGGATCTGCCGCAGGCCGTGATCGGCCTGGCCGTCACCAGGGACGGCATCCCGGTGCGCTGCTGGGTGTGGCCGGGCAACACCGCCGACATCTCTGTGGTCGAACAGGTAAAGAAGGACCTCATAGGCTGGAAGCTGGGCCGGGTCATCACCGTGCTGGACCGGGGGTTCAACTCCGAAGACAACCTGCGCTGCCTGCAGCGGGCGGGAGGTCACTACATAGCCGGGGAGAAGCTGCGCAGCGGCAAGGAAAATACCGTGCAAGCCTTAAAGCGGGGAGGCCGCTACCAGACGGTGCGGGACAACCTGGAAGTCAAGGAGATCGTCGTCGGAAACGGCGAGGCCAGGGAGCGCTACATCCTGGTGCGCAACCCCGAAGAGGCTGCCCGGGACAAAGCCAGGCGGGAAAAAATTATCAAGGAACTGGAGGAACAGCTTCCCCATATTAAGACACATGCCAAAGCAGTCTGCGAACTCATGGCCCATCCGGTCTACGGCCGCTACCTGAAGCTGGACTCCCGCAGCCTGCCGAAGATCGACCGGGCCAAGATCAGGGAAGAAGAAAAACTCGACGGCAAATACCTGCTGCGCACCTCGGACGACACCCTCTCCGCCGAAGATGTCGCCCTGGGCTACAAACAGCTGCTGCTGGTGGAAGACGCCTTTCGTACCCTTAAGTCCCGGTTGGAGCTGCGCCCGGTCTACCACCGCCTGGAAGACCGCATCCGCTCCCATGTGCTCCTCTGCTGGCTGGCGCTCTTGCTGATCAGGATTGCCGAGAACAGAACGGGGCAAACCTGGTGCAGCCTCAGGGCCACCCTGCAGAGAATGCAGCTGGGAGAGTTCAGCGGAACAGCCGGTCAGGTACGGCAGCGGACCGAAACCACCCCTGCTCAGAAGCAGATATTCAAGGCGTTAGCCGTCAAAGAACCGCCACTTCTCTTCTCCATTAACCCCACAGCTAAGAAAAACGCCTAG
- a CDS encoding MBL fold metallo-hydrolase → MARKIVKACTVTGSCFLLETERLRLVVDCGLFQGNRELRLPNYRNPLVPLNTIDPQNARIRNCRSSSWPCKKGRRGSPCPNRQGTNGGFDAVDFDAAEKNI, encoded by the coding sequence TTGGCCCGGAAAATCGTTAAAGCCTGCACCGTAACGGGCTCCTGTTTCCTTTTGGAAACGGAGCGGTTGAGGCTGGTGGTGGACTGCGGATTGTTCCAGGGGAACCGGGAACTGCGCCTCCCCAACTACCGCAACCCCCTGGTGCCGCTCAATACCATCGATCCGCAGAATGCGAGGATAAGGAACTGCAGGAGCTCGAGCTGGCCGTGCAAGAAAGGAAGGAGAGGATCACCCTGCCCCAATAGACAAGGAACAAACGGGGGCTTTGATGCAGTGGACTTTGATGCAGCGGAGAAGAATATATAA
- the fni gene encoding type 2 isopentenyl-diphosphate Delta-isomerase has translation MNGSKDVEKIIARRKSQHVEIALREDVEYRFPGSGFDDFQLEHCALPEIALSEIDTSGVFLNKTISMPLLISPITGGTEDTFPIVKALAEIAQEKKLALSVGSQRIALEHASCENYFGIRKSAPDVPLLANLGAVQLNYGLNAGHCQKAVDMLEADALVLHLNPLHECLQQEGNTDFGNLLPKIEEVVKSLSVPVIVKEVGFGISAEVARKLAAIGVYAVDIAGSGGTCWPLIEARRAQSEEGKQLAAAFVSWGLPTAHLLHEYRKNRHLVQVPVIASGGIRSGIDIAKSIAMGASLAGIGLPFLRAAAAGVEELAALVERLRRELVVAMFCAGARNIRELSRTRVIPVNRGLREDPATGGNPGGGGLKGDGELS, from the coding sequence TTGAACGGTTCAAAAGATGTGGAAAAGATCATTGCCAGGCGTAAAAGCCAGCATGTAGAAATTGCTCTCCGAGAGGACGTAGAATACCGCTTTCCAGGCTCCGGTTTTGATGATTTTCAGCTTGAGCATTGTGCCCTTCCGGAGATTGCCCTCTCGGAAATCGACACCTCGGGAGTATTTCTCAACAAAACCATTTCCATGCCCCTGCTCATCTCTCCCATTACCGGAGGCACCGAGGATACCTTTCCGATCGTTAAGGCCCTGGCGGAGATCGCCCAGGAAAAGAAGTTGGCCCTTAGTGTGGGCTCCCAGCGCATCGCTCTGGAACACGCCTCCTGTGAGAATTATTTTGGCATCAGAAAATCCGCTCCCGATGTGCCTCTGCTCGCCAATCTCGGGGCGGTTCAGTTGAACTACGGCCTCAATGCCGGGCATTGCCAGAAAGCGGTGGACATGCTGGAAGCCGATGCCCTGGTCCTCCATTTGAATCCCCTTCACGAATGCCTGCAGCAGGAGGGGAACACGGATTTTGGAAACCTTCTCCCCAAAATAGAGGAGGTCGTCAAGTCGCTGTCCGTGCCGGTGATCGTCAAAGAGGTGGGTTTCGGCATCTCCGCGGAGGTTGCCCGGAAGCTGGCGGCGATTGGTGTTTACGCTGTTGACATTGCCGGATCGGGAGGAACCTGCTGGCCGCTGATCGAGGCCCGCAGGGCGCAGTCTGAAGAAGGGAAACAACTGGCCGCTGCCTTTGTTTCCTGGGGATTGCCGACCGCCCATTTGCTCCATGAGTACAGGAAGAACCGACACCTGGTGCAGGTTCCGGTTATTGCCAGCGGTGGCATCCGGAGCGGCATCGATATCGCCAAATCCATTGCCATGGGGGCCTCGCTGGCCGGTATCGGACTGCCTTTCTTGAGAGCTGCGGCGGCCGGAGTCGAGGAACTGGCTGCGCTCGTTGAGCGGCTGAGAAGGGAACTGGTTGTGGCGATGTTCTGCGCCGGGGCCAGGAATATCCGGGAATTGAGCCGCACCAGGGTTATCCCTGTCAACAGGGGACTGCGGGAGGATCCCGCGACAGGTGGTAACCCCGGCGGAGGCGGCTTAAAAGGTGATGGGGAGCTTTCATAG